A window of Gavia stellata isolate bGavSte3 chromosome 21, bGavSte3.hap2, whole genome shotgun sequence contains these coding sequences:
- the NF2 gene encoding merlin isoform X7, which produces MSVKWKGKDLFDLVCRTLGLRETWFFGLQYTIKDTVAWLKMDKKVLDHDVPTEEPVTFHFLAKFYPENAEEELVQEITQHLFFLQVKKQILDEKIYCPPEASVLLASYAVQAKYGDYDPNVHKRGFLAQEELLPKRVINLYQMTPEMWEERITAWYAEHRGRARDEAEMEYLKIAQDLEMYGVNYFAIRNKKGTELLLGVDALGLHIYDPDNRLTPKISFPWNEIRNISYSDKEFTIKPLDKKIDVFKFNSSKLRVNKLILQLCIGNHDLFMRRRKADSLEVQQMKAQAREEKARKQMERQRLAREKQMREEAERTRDELERRLMQLKEEATMANEALMRSEETADLLAEKAQITEEEAKLLAQKAAEAEQEMQRIKATAIRTEEEKRLMEQKVLEAEMLALKMAEESERRAKEADQLKQDLQEARESERRAKQKLLEITSKSSYTQSMNSSTTALPTDLPSFNLISESLSFDFKDTDMKRLSMEIEKEKVEYMEKSKHLQEQLNELKTEIEALKLKERETALDILHNENASRGTSKHNTIKKLTLQSTKSRVAFFEEL; this is translated from the exons ATGTCG gtgaAGTGGAAGGGGAAGGACCTGTTCGATCTGGTGTGCAGGACGCTGGGACTCCGAGAAACCTGGTTCTTCGGGCTTCAGTACACCATCAAGGACACGGTGGCTTGGCTTAAAATGGACAAGAAG GTTCTGGATCACGATGTTCCCACGGAGGAGCCCGTCACCTTTCACTTCCTGGCCAAATTTTATCCTGAGAACGCAGAGGAGGAACTGGTCCAGGAAATCACACAGCACTTGTTCTTCCTGCAG GTGAAGAAGCAGATTTTGGATGAGAAGATCTACTGTCCGCCTGAAGCTTCTGTCCTGCTGGCCTCGTACGCCGTCCAAGCCAAG TACGGCGATTACGATCCCAATGTCCACAAGCGAGGCTTCCTGGCGCAAGAGGAGCTGCTTCCGAAGCGG GTAATAAACCTGTACCAGATGACTCCGGAGATGTGGGAGGAAAGGATAACAGCCTGGTACGCAGAGCACCGAGGCAGAGCGAG AGATGAAGCTGAAATGGAGTATTTGAAGATAGCTCAGGACTTGGAGATGTACGGAGTGAACTATTTCGCGATTAGG AACAAAAAGGGCACCGAACTGCTCCTTGGCGTTGATGCCTTGGGTCTTCACATTTATGACCCAGACAACAGGTTGACCCCTAAAATCTCCTTCCCGTGGAACGAGATCCGGAATATCTCATACAGCGATAAAGAG tttacGATTAAGCCATTGGACAAAAAGATTGatgtttttaaattcaattCATCAAAGCTGCGTGTGAATAAGCTG ATCCTTCAGCTGTGTATTGGAAACCATGACCTCTTCATGAGACGGAGGAAGGCAGACTCGTTGGAGGTCCAGCAGATGAAAGCGCAGGCCAGGGAGGAGAAGGCCAGGAAGCag ATGGAACGGCAGCGCCTGGCCCGAGAGAAGCAAAtgagagaagaggctgagaggACGAGGGACGAGCTGGAGAGAAGATTGATGCAGTTAAAGGAAGAGGCAACAATGGCCAACGAGGCTCTG ATGAGGTCTGAAGAGACAGCAGACTTGCTGGCTGAGAAGGCTCAGATCACGGAGGAGGAGGCCAAGCTCCTGGCTCAGAAAGCGGCTGAGGCCGAACAGGAGATGCAGCGAATCAAAGCCACGGCCATCCGGACGGAGGAGGAGAAGCGGCTGATGGAACAGAAGGTGCTAGAGGCAGAGATGTTGGCACTGAAAATGGCGGAGGAGTCGGAGAGGAG GGCGAAGGAGGCTGATCAGCTAAAGCAGGACCTTCAGGAGGCACGCGAGTCTGAGCGGAGAGCAAAGCAGAAGCTCTTGGAGATCACCAGCAAGTCGTCCTACACA CAGTCCATGAACTCCAGTACGACAGCGCTGCCTACCGACCTGCCAAGCTTCAACCTCATCAGCGAGAGCCTCTCCTTCGACTTCAAAGATACGGACATGAAGAGGCTTTCCATGGAAATCGAGAAAGAGAA GGTAGAGTACATGGAGAAAAGCAAGCacctgcaggagcagctgaacgagctgaaaacagaaattgagGCGCTGAAGCTGAAGGAGAGAGAGACGGCTCTGGATATATTGCACAATGAGAATGCCAGCCGAGGCACCAGCAAGCACAACACTATTAAAAAG
- the NF2 gene encoding merlin isoform X11 → MAGAIASRMSFSSLKRKQPKTFTVRIATMDAEMEFSCEVKWKGKDLFDLVCRTLGLRETWFFGLQYTIKDTVAWLKMDKKVLDHDVPTEEPVTFHFLAKFYPENAEEELVQEITQHLFFLQVKKQILDEKIYCPPEASVLLASYAVQAKYGDYDPNVHKRGFLAQEELLPKRVINLYQMTPEMWEERITAWYAEHRGRARDEAEMEYLKIAQDLEMYGVNYFAIRFTIKPLDKKIDVFKFNSSKLRVNKLILQLCIGNHDLFMRRRKADSLEVQQMKAQAREEKARKQMERQRLAREKQMREEAERTRDELERRLMQLKEEATMANEALMRSEETADLLAEKAQITEEEAKLLAQKAAEAEQEMQRIKATAIRTEEEKRLMEQKVLEAEMLALKMAEESERRAKEADQLKQDLQEARESERRAKQKLLEITSKSSYTSMNSSTTALPTDLPSFNLISESLSFDFKDTDMKRLSMEIEKEKVEYMEKSKHLQEQLNELKTEIEALKLKERETALDILHNENASRGTSKHNTIKKLTLQSTKSRVAFFEEL, encoded by the exons gtgaAGTGGAAGGGGAAGGACCTGTTCGATCTGGTGTGCAGGACGCTGGGACTCCGAGAAACCTGGTTCTTCGGGCTTCAGTACACCATCAAGGACACGGTGGCTTGGCTTAAAATGGACAAGAAG GTTCTGGATCACGATGTTCCCACGGAGGAGCCCGTCACCTTTCACTTCCTGGCCAAATTTTATCCTGAGAACGCAGAGGAGGAACTGGTCCAGGAAATCACACAGCACTTGTTCTTCCTGCAG GTGAAGAAGCAGATTTTGGATGAGAAGATCTACTGTCCGCCTGAAGCTTCTGTCCTGCTGGCCTCGTACGCCGTCCAAGCCAAG TACGGCGATTACGATCCCAATGTCCACAAGCGAGGCTTCCTGGCGCAAGAGGAGCTGCTTCCGAAGCGG GTAATAAACCTGTACCAGATGACTCCGGAGATGTGGGAGGAAAGGATAACAGCCTGGTACGCAGAGCACCGAGGCAGAGCGAG AGATGAAGCTGAAATGGAGTATTTGAAGATAGCTCAGGACTTGGAGATGTACGGAGTGAACTATTTCGCGATTAGG tttacGATTAAGCCATTGGACAAAAAGATTGatgtttttaaattcaattCATCAAAGCTGCGTGTGAATAAGCTG ATCCTTCAGCTGTGTATTGGAAACCATGACCTCTTCATGAGACGGAGGAAGGCAGACTCGTTGGAGGTCCAGCAGATGAAAGCGCAGGCCAGGGAGGAGAAGGCCAGGAAGCag ATGGAACGGCAGCGCCTGGCCCGAGAGAAGCAAAtgagagaagaggctgagaggACGAGGGACGAGCTGGAGAGAAGATTGATGCAGTTAAAGGAAGAGGCAACAATGGCCAACGAGGCTCTG ATGAGGTCTGAAGAGACAGCAGACTTGCTGGCTGAGAAGGCTCAGATCACGGAGGAGGAGGCCAAGCTCCTGGCTCAGAAAGCGGCTGAGGCCGAACAGGAGATGCAGCGAATCAAAGCCACGGCCATCCGGACGGAGGAGGAGAAGCGGCTGATGGAACAGAAGGTGCTAGAGGCAGAGATGTTGGCACTGAAAATGGCGGAGGAGTCGGAGAGGAG GGCGAAGGAGGCTGATCAGCTAAAGCAGGACCTTCAGGAGGCACGCGAGTCTGAGCGGAGAGCAAAGCAGAAGCTCTTGGAGATCACCAGCAAGTCGTCCTACACA TCCATGAACTCCAGTACGACAGCGCTGCCTACCGACCTGCCAAGCTTCAACCTCATCAGCGAGAGCCTCTCCTTCGACTTCAAAGATACGGACATGAAGAGGCTTTCCATGGAAATCGAGAAAGAGAA GGTAGAGTACATGGAGAAAAGCAAGCacctgcaggagcagctgaacgagctgaaaacagaaattgagGCGCTGAAGCTGAAGGAGAGAGAGACGGCTCTGGATATATTGCACAATGAGAATGCCAGCCGAGGCACCAGCAAGCACAACACTATTAAAAAG
- the NF2 gene encoding merlin isoform X2 — protein sequence MAGAIASRMSFSSLKRKQPKTFTVRIATMDAEMEFSCEVKWKGKDLFDLVCRTLGLRETWFFGLQYTIKDTVAWLKMDKKVLDHDVPTEEPVTFHFLAKFYPENAEEELVQEITQHLFFLQVKKQILDEKIYCPPEASVLLASYAVQAKYGDYDPNVHKRGFLAQEELLPKRVINLYQMTPEMWEERITAWYAEHRGRARDEAEMEYLKIAQDLEMYGVNYFAIRNKKGTELLLGVDALGLHIYDPDNRLTPKISFPWNEIRNISYSDKEFTIKPLDKKIDVFKFNSSKLRVNKLILQLCIGNHDLFMRRRKADSLEVQQMKAQAREEKARKQMERQRLAREKQMREEAERTRDELERRLMQLKEEATMANEALMRSEETADLLAEKAQITEEEAKLLAQKAAEAEQEMQRIKATAIRTEEEKRLMEQKVLEAEMLALKMAEESERRAKEADQLKQDLQEARESERRAKQKLLEITSKSSYTSMNSSTTALPTDLPSFNLISESLSFDFKDTDMKRLSMEIEKEKVEYMEKSKHLQEQLNELKTEIEALKLKERETALDILHNENASRGTSKHNTIKKLTLQSTKSRVAFFEEL from the exons gtgaAGTGGAAGGGGAAGGACCTGTTCGATCTGGTGTGCAGGACGCTGGGACTCCGAGAAACCTGGTTCTTCGGGCTTCAGTACACCATCAAGGACACGGTGGCTTGGCTTAAAATGGACAAGAAG GTTCTGGATCACGATGTTCCCACGGAGGAGCCCGTCACCTTTCACTTCCTGGCCAAATTTTATCCTGAGAACGCAGAGGAGGAACTGGTCCAGGAAATCACACAGCACTTGTTCTTCCTGCAG GTGAAGAAGCAGATTTTGGATGAGAAGATCTACTGTCCGCCTGAAGCTTCTGTCCTGCTGGCCTCGTACGCCGTCCAAGCCAAG TACGGCGATTACGATCCCAATGTCCACAAGCGAGGCTTCCTGGCGCAAGAGGAGCTGCTTCCGAAGCGG GTAATAAACCTGTACCAGATGACTCCGGAGATGTGGGAGGAAAGGATAACAGCCTGGTACGCAGAGCACCGAGGCAGAGCGAG AGATGAAGCTGAAATGGAGTATTTGAAGATAGCTCAGGACTTGGAGATGTACGGAGTGAACTATTTCGCGATTAGG AACAAAAAGGGCACCGAACTGCTCCTTGGCGTTGATGCCTTGGGTCTTCACATTTATGACCCAGACAACAGGTTGACCCCTAAAATCTCCTTCCCGTGGAACGAGATCCGGAATATCTCATACAGCGATAAAGAG tttacGATTAAGCCATTGGACAAAAAGATTGatgtttttaaattcaattCATCAAAGCTGCGTGTGAATAAGCTG ATCCTTCAGCTGTGTATTGGAAACCATGACCTCTTCATGAGACGGAGGAAGGCAGACTCGTTGGAGGTCCAGCAGATGAAAGCGCAGGCCAGGGAGGAGAAGGCCAGGAAGCag ATGGAACGGCAGCGCCTGGCCCGAGAGAAGCAAAtgagagaagaggctgagaggACGAGGGACGAGCTGGAGAGAAGATTGATGCAGTTAAAGGAAGAGGCAACAATGGCCAACGAGGCTCTG ATGAGGTCTGAAGAGACAGCAGACTTGCTGGCTGAGAAGGCTCAGATCACGGAGGAGGAGGCCAAGCTCCTGGCTCAGAAAGCGGCTGAGGCCGAACAGGAGATGCAGCGAATCAAAGCCACGGCCATCCGGACGGAGGAGGAGAAGCGGCTGATGGAACAGAAGGTGCTAGAGGCAGAGATGTTGGCACTGAAAATGGCGGAGGAGTCGGAGAGGAG GGCGAAGGAGGCTGATCAGCTAAAGCAGGACCTTCAGGAGGCACGCGAGTCTGAGCGGAGAGCAAAGCAGAAGCTCTTGGAGATCACCAGCAAGTCGTCCTACACA TCCATGAACTCCAGTACGACAGCGCTGCCTACCGACCTGCCAAGCTTCAACCTCATCAGCGAGAGCCTCTCCTTCGACTTCAAAGATACGGACATGAAGAGGCTTTCCATGGAAATCGAGAAAGAGAA GGTAGAGTACATGGAGAAAAGCAAGCacctgcaggagcagctgaacgagctgaaaacagaaattgagGCGCTGAAGCTGAAGGAGAGAGAGACGGCTCTGGATATATTGCACAATGAGAATGCCAGCCGAGGCACCAGCAAGCACAACACTATTAAAAAG
- the NF2 gene encoding merlin isoform X9 — MAGAIASRMSFSSLKRKQPKTFTVRIATMDAEMEFSCEVKWKGKDLFDLVCRTLGLRETWFFGLQYTIKDTVAWLKMDKKVKKQILDEKIYCPPEASVLLASYAVQAKYGDYDPNVHKRGFLAQEELLPKRVINLYQMTPEMWEERITAWYAEHRGRARDEAEMEYLKIAQDLEMYGVNYFAIRNKKGTELLLGVDALGLHIYDPDNRLTPKISFPWNEIRNISYSDKEFTIKPLDKKIDVFKFNSSKLRVNKLILQLCIGNHDLFMRRRKADSLEVQQMKAQAREEKARKQMERQRLAREKQMREEAERTRDELERRLMQLKEEATMANEALMRSEETADLLAEKAQITEEEAKLLAQKAAEAEQEMQRIKATAIRTEEEKRLMEQKVLEAEMLALKMAEESERRAKEADQLKQDLQEARESERRAKQKLLEITSKSSYTSMNSSTTALPTDLPSFNLISESLSFDFKDTDMKRLSMEIEKEKVEYMEKSKHLQEQLNELKTEIEALKLKERETALDILHNENASRGTSKHNTIKKLTLQSTKSRVAFFEEL, encoded by the exons gtgaAGTGGAAGGGGAAGGACCTGTTCGATCTGGTGTGCAGGACGCTGGGACTCCGAGAAACCTGGTTCTTCGGGCTTCAGTACACCATCAAGGACACGGTGGCTTGGCTTAAAATGGACAAGAAG GTGAAGAAGCAGATTTTGGATGAGAAGATCTACTGTCCGCCTGAAGCTTCTGTCCTGCTGGCCTCGTACGCCGTCCAAGCCAAG TACGGCGATTACGATCCCAATGTCCACAAGCGAGGCTTCCTGGCGCAAGAGGAGCTGCTTCCGAAGCGG GTAATAAACCTGTACCAGATGACTCCGGAGATGTGGGAGGAAAGGATAACAGCCTGGTACGCAGAGCACCGAGGCAGAGCGAG AGATGAAGCTGAAATGGAGTATTTGAAGATAGCTCAGGACTTGGAGATGTACGGAGTGAACTATTTCGCGATTAGG AACAAAAAGGGCACCGAACTGCTCCTTGGCGTTGATGCCTTGGGTCTTCACATTTATGACCCAGACAACAGGTTGACCCCTAAAATCTCCTTCCCGTGGAACGAGATCCGGAATATCTCATACAGCGATAAAGAG tttacGATTAAGCCATTGGACAAAAAGATTGatgtttttaaattcaattCATCAAAGCTGCGTGTGAATAAGCTG ATCCTTCAGCTGTGTATTGGAAACCATGACCTCTTCATGAGACGGAGGAAGGCAGACTCGTTGGAGGTCCAGCAGATGAAAGCGCAGGCCAGGGAGGAGAAGGCCAGGAAGCag ATGGAACGGCAGCGCCTGGCCCGAGAGAAGCAAAtgagagaagaggctgagaggACGAGGGACGAGCTGGAGAGAAGATTGATGCAGTTAAAGGAAGAGGCAACAATGGCCAACGAGGCTCTG ATGAGGTCTGAAGAGACAGCAGACTTGCTGGCTGAGAAGGCTCAGATCACGGAGGAGGAGGCCAAGCTCCTGGCTCAGAAAGCGGCTGAGGCCGAACAGGAGATGCAGCGAATCAAAGCCACGGCCATCCGGACGGAGGAGGAGAAGCGGCTGATGGAACAGAAGGTGCTAGAGGCAGAGATGTTGGCACTGAAAATGGCGGAGGAGTCGGAGAGGAG GGCGAAGGAGGCTGATCAGCTAAAGCAGGACCTTCAGGAGGCACGCGAGTCTGAGCGGAGAGCAAAGCAGAAGCTCTTGGAGATCACCAGCAAGTCGTCCTACACA TCCATGAACTCCAGTACGACAGCGCTGCCTACCGACCTGCCAAGCTTCAACCTCATCAGCGAGAGCCTCTCCTTCGACTTCAAAGATACGGACATGAAGAGGCTTTCCATGGAAATCGAGAAAGAGAA GGTAGAGTACATGGAGAAAAGCAAGCacctgcaggagcagctgaacgagctgaaaacagaaattgagGCGCTGAAGCTGAAGGAGAGAGAGACGGCTCTGGATATATTGCACAATGAGAATGCCAGCCGAGGCACCAGCAAGCACAACACTATTAAAAAG
- the NF2 gene encoding merlin isoform X6: MAGAIASRMSFSSLKRKQPKTFTVRIATMDAEMEFSCEVKWKGKDLFDLVCRTLGLRETWFFGLQYTIKDTVAWLKMDKKVLDHDVPTEEPVTFHFLAKFYPENAEEELVQEITQHLFFLQYGDYDPNVHKRGFLAQEELLPKRVINLYQMTPEMWEERITAWYAEHRGRARDEAEMEYLKIAQDLEMYGVNYFAIRNKKGTELLLGVDALGLHIYDPDNRLTPKISFPWNEIRNISYSDKEFTIKPLDKKIDVFKFNSSKLRVNKLILQLCIGNHDLFMRRRKADSLEVQQMKAQAREEKARKQMERQRLAREKQMREEAERTRDELERRLMQLKEEATMANEALMRSEETADLLAEKAQITEEEAKLLAQKAAEAEQEMQRIKATAIRTEEEKRLMEQKVLEAEMLALKMAEESERRAKEADQLKQDLQEARESERRAKQKLLEITSKSSYTQSMNSSTTALPTDLPSFNLISESLSFDFKDTDMKRLSMEIEKEKVEYMEKSKHLQEQLNELKTEIEALKLKERETALDILHNENASRGTSKHNTIKKLTLQSTKSRVAFFEEL; this comes from the exons gtgaAGTGGAAGGGGAAGGACCTGTTCGATCTGGTGTGCAGGACGCTGGGACTCCGAGAAACCTGGTTCTTCGGGCTTCAGTACACCATCAAGGACACGGTGGCTTGGCTTAAAATGGACAAGAAG GTTCTGGATCACGATGTTCCCACGGAGGAGCCCGTCACCTTTCACTTCCTGGCCAAATTTTATCCTGAGAACGCAGAGGAGGAACTGGTCCAGGAAATCACACAGCACTTGTTCTTCCTGCAG TACGGCGATTACGATCCCAATGTCCACAAGCGAGGCTTCCTGGCGCAAGAGGAGCTGCTTCCGAAGCGG GTAATAAACCTGTACCAGATGACTCCGGAGATGTGGGAGGAAAGGATAACAGCCTGGTACGCAGAGCACCGAGGCAGAGCGAG AGATGAAGCTGAAATGGAGTATTTGAAGATAGCTCAGGACTTGGAGATGTACGGAGTGAACTATTTCGCGATTAGG AACAAAAAGGGCACCGAACTGCTCCTTGGCGTTGATGCCTTGGGTCTTCACATTTATGACCCAGACAACAGGTTGACCCCTAAAATCTCCTTCCCGTGGAACGAGATCCGGAATATCTCATACAGCGATAAAGAG tttacGATTAAGCCATTGGACAAAAAGATTGatgtttttaaattcaattCATCAAAGCTGCGTGTGAATAAGCTG ATCCTTCAGCTGTGTATTGGAAACCATGACCTCTTCATGAGACGGAGGAAGGCAGACTCGTTGGAGGTCCAGCAGATGAAAGCGCAGGCCAGGGAGGAGAAGGCCAGGAAGCag ATGGAACGGCAGCGCCTGGCCCGAGAGAAGCAAAtgagagaagaggctgagaggACGAGGGACGAGCTGGAGAGAAGATTGATGCAGTTAAAGGAAGAGGCAACAATGGCCAACGAGGCTCTG ATGAGGTCTGAAGAGACAGCAGACTTGCTGGCTGAGAAGGCTCAGATCACGGAGGAGGAGGCCAAGCTCCTGGCTCAGAAAGCGGCTGAGGCCGAACAGGAGATGCAGCGAATCAAAGCCACGGCCATCCGGACGGAGGAGGAGAAGCGGCTGATGGAACAGAAGGTGCTAGAGGCAGAGATGTTGGCACTGAAAATGGCGGAGGAGTCGGAGAGGAG GGCGAAGGAGGCTGATCAGCTAAAGCAGGACCTTCAGGAGGCACGCGAGTCTGAGCGGAGAGCAAAGCAGAAGCTCTTGGAGATCACCAGCAAGTCGTCCTACACA CAGTCCATGAACTCCAGTACGACAGCGCTGCCTACCGACCTGCCAAGCTTCAACCTCATCAGCGAGAGCCTCTCCTTCGACTTCAAAGATACGGACATGAAGAGGCTTTCCATGGAAATCGAGAAAGAGAA GGTAGAGTACATGGAGAAAAGCAAGCacctgcaggagcagctgaacgagctgaaaacagaaattgagGCGCTGAAGCTGAAGGAGAGAGAGACGGCTCTGGATATATTGCACAATGAGAATGCCAGCCGAGGCACCAGCAAGCACAACACTATTAAAAAG